The Hemicordylus capensis ecotype Gifberg chromosome 13, rHemCap1.1.pri, whole genome shotgun sequence sequence GTCACTATGAGATCTTCACGGAGCTCTTCTCATTTAATGAGGTAAGAAGCCCAATTAAACCCACagaatgctgttttgttttgttttgtagcttgtTAGTTTTTAGCCTGCTTACTGAaaggaagaaggcttatgagaaaACCACCTCTGTGTATCTGTCCTCCTTTAATAACTCTGAGCGAgagaaggatgcctccttgtcttgaggcaattattagactacttctgaagaagcctgccttggattcctcagagttcaGCAAcgataggcctgtctccaaccttctgtggttgggcaagataattgagagggtggtggcctcccaactccaggcagtcttggatgaaactgattatttagacccattacAGACtagcttttgggcaggctatggggtggagactgccttggtcggcctgatggatgatctccagttgggaattgacagaggaagtgtgactctgttggtcctttttgacctatcggcagctttcgatactatcaaccatagtatccttttggagcatctgagggggttgggggtgggaggcactgctttgcagtggttccactcttacctctcgggcagattccagatggtgtccctcagggactgttgttcttcaaaatctgaacttcagtatggtgtccctcagggctccatattgtctctgatgatgattaacatctacaagaaacctctggaagagatcatcaggagatttggtgcagggtgttatcagtatgctgatgacactcaaatctgtttctccatgtcaacatcatcaggagaaggcataaccttcctaaatgcctgtctggaggcagtaatgggctagatgagggataactgaatccagataagatggaggtacttattgtgcagggtcagcattcaggagattattttgatctgcctgttctggatggggtcatacttccccagaaggaacaggtgcacagtctgggggtgcctctggacacaaacctttccctggtctcccaggttgaggcagtggccagaagtgccttctatcagctttgactgatacaccagcttcatcagtttcttgagaaaaatgacctcagaacaataaaTAGTACATCTGGtcgcctccagacttgactactgcaatgtgctctatgtagggctgcctttgtatgtagtctggaaactgcagttggtccagaatgcagcagccaagttggtctctgggtcatttcagagagatcatatcactcctattttaaaagatctacactggctgctgataagtttctgggcaaaatacaaggtcttggttataacctataaaggtcTAAACCctctaggccctgggtatttaagagaacatcttcttcactatgaaccacacaccgcccattgagataatctggagaggtttgtttgcagttgccaccattgctgccccgaggcttcctgctgaaataagtctccccatctctgacaactttaaaaaaggcagtcaagacaatttgttcacccaagcctttagttagatactgttttaatagtttgatggttattaatagttttaacattgatataaattttaaattattgtaatgttttaacctttgtatttgttgtttgtcttgttttgttgtaaaccgcccagagacttgggttttgggtggtatacaatatgttaataaaataaaataaataaatacataaacagacAAACTTTGGCATTCACAGACCAATAAAAAACAATTTCTCAGTAAGCCATTATAGAAacctctgaaacgtttcagccACCAGGGCTGTTTCGGATTTcggaggcagcaggggtgctcccttaagggcgggggagggtccaCTTACCCTTCCCCCTGCATTTCCCTTGCCAGCActccgttgtatcaaagcccctcggggcagcagcgtacctccctgctgccccgttgctgtCCTCGGCCGGAAGGGACTAGAAGTACCGAGCACATGTGTGCaccgaggggctttgatacaacggagcgccggcaggggaaatgcagcaggaggggtaagtaagaatgtgagccctttggggacagggttccatcttatttgtttgttatttctctgtgtaattgaccctgagccaattttggaagggtggtatagaaatcaaattaataataataaaataagaagtgcaccctcccccgcccataAGGGAGTACCCCCACCGCCTCCGAAACATGGAGGAGCGgctccaggcacatccctatttctcaGCACTTGGGACGGGATTCTTGGGGACCCCAATGGgggcatttcttttcttttccaattcttttcaagatggcagccactcaaaacGCCCCCTTTTAACCCATGTACTTACAGTTGgaaacaaaccaaattcacatgGATTGGGCTGGGAACCTCAATGGGTTgggtttttgggttgtttttttgccaatccaccatcttgtttcaagatggcagccactcaaaataTAGACAACACCCCTTTATAATCCATGTGCTGACggtcagatacaaaccaaattcacagcacttgTGTGGGGGGCTTTGGGGACCCTGTCTAGGTATTTTCTTTTTGCCAATCGGCCACTCAAATTATGGACAACACCCTTTTGTACCCCTTGTGCTGTCAGATACCAACCAAATTTACATACACGGGAATGGTCCTTGGTAAGTGtcacctttttaaaagaagtggaAAGTAGGTTCCATTAGTTCTACTTGGAATACATTGTTTTAATCACATTCTTTTGAGCAGCTTCAACACATGTACTCTTGAGACCACATTATTATAACGGCACTATTGCCCTGCAGTCCTTATCTCTTCTTTGCCCCTCAGAGAGCAGACTGAGGGGGGCTTTAAGATGTGACCATGACAAGATTTTACAGGTTGTTAATCGCTGGCAGAATTAAGACCCAATTTTCCCCTTAAAGGTAAGGATCTGGAATCGCACCAAGGAGAAAGCCGAGAAGTTTGCTTCCTCAGTTAATGGACCAGTCCAAGTGTGCTCTTCTGCTCAGGAGGCTGTTACTGGGGCAGATGTGATCATAACGGTGACAATGGCAACAAAGCCAATTCTGCATGGAGAATGGGTGAAGCCTGGAGCCCATATCAATGGTAAAGGAGACTTTGGGGTTGAGTTTTCTTTGCTACTGCTAAAGTTGCAAGCATGTTTGTTGGTATTAGTGAGCCTTATATGTTTCAGTTGTGACATTtgaaggggaggagagttggtcttgtggtagcgagcatgaggTCCTCTTTTTCTAAGCAagttccaccttggtttgcatttggatgggtgtcccttagaggatggggctgtagctcagtggtggagcatctgcgttgcatgcagaaggtcccaggttcaatccctggcagcatctccaggaaggtctGGGAAAGATGCCTTGATCTGAGACCTTGGAAAGTCCCCACCAGGCAGactagacaatattgagctaagtGGGCCAATGAGCCGACTTGGGACAAGACACCTTCCTGTGTGCCTATGGGAGGAAGATATCTTTTGGAGCAGCTGTGTTGCTACAAGGAGAATCTTGTGCATGATGGCATgtatggtgtagtgattagagtgtcgggctaggaccagggaaactcgagttcaaatcctatGAAGctcatgggccagtcacttctctctcagcctaacctacctcatggagttattgtgaggatagacataaccttgtatactgctctgggctcctcagagggatAGAAGTGTAAACATGAAAAATGGAGACAGGGAGTAGGCCATTTCAGGTAGCAGTCTCTGCACTCGTAATGTTCGTACGGATCCATCCTTAGTGGATGTGAGACCACTTCCCTTTAGTTAAGCTGCTGCTGAAAGATACAATTAACACAGGACTGTGAGGTCTGCTCTCATAGGTCTGCATCATGTGTGCGTGTTAAATCACAACTATCTACCGTGTTTAATTAACTTTAGCTAAAGGCCTTGCTAAGGATTAGCCAGCTCAGATTAACAAGCTTTAAGAAGACTATCTAAGTTAAATCAAGGGAATGGTAATTTGCTCTAGGTAATGATCGTAGACATCCTTAAGCGGAATTAAAGTCCACCGAAGTCAGTAGGATTTTCTTCTCTGTAATGTGtctagcagccacctaatggtgcagtggggaagtaacttgcctaggaagcaagaggtggctggttcgaatcccccctggtatgtttcccagactacgggaaacacctatattgggcagcagcaatctagaaagatgctgaaaggcatcatctcatactgcgcaggaggcagcaatgggaaacccctcctgtattctaccaaaggcaaccacgtggctctgtggtcgccaggagtcaacaccgacttgatagcacaactttaccttttccttAAATGTGTCTAGTATCAGGGGTATAAGAAGAGTCCCAAGACTGTCACACATTCTGCAGGAGTTACTCAGTCTAGAGATTTAATCATCCTGTTAATCCTTCCTTCAATTGCAAGATCTTCAAGGGAGGCATTACGTCGTTTCCAGCACATGGCTCCATTCTCCAATTACTGCTTTAACCACATGCATATGAATGTGTAGGATTTCTCCTCTTTCTCAGCCCATGGAAATGGCTCTTAATTTTGCTATCAGCCTTCCCACTGCCTTCATTTTTCAGACCAGGCCCTGCTTCAGTCCCTTTCTGGCTGTGCAAGGTGAACATCTGTCACTAGAAGCGGGGCCTTCTTAGCTGTGGCCCTGAGCTTGTAGAATGACCACCCTCTGGATATGAGGAAGTGTTCCTCCTTGCTTGCCTTATGTTGCATTACGATTTTAGGATTGGAGTTTCTTACCAATATTTCCTCTCTGTTTATTGTAAGATTTGAACAGAGATGTCGCTTTGCTTGCATGCTTTCCTATTTCAGAtcaccttttctccttttcttttcttttctgtctgcCAAGGAGATAGAAAATGATTTGTGGGAGCGGTCAAGGAGAAGGGTCAGTTCCACATTTCATTAGCATCGGACCAATTTTTTTCATTCTCAGTGCAATGCTTTGTCTGAAGCATTTTTCATCTCCAGCTGAGATGCTCTCCAGGCGGCCACAGGGGACAATAGGTGTCCTCCTCTTCCGAGTCCCCACAGACGCAGAAGGCTGCCTCTCCGAGTTTCCCCCCTGCAGTGAATCATTTTTAATGCTTGGGTACACTTTCAGAGAAGTGCACGAGTCTCTTGCTTCTTTGTTTGCAAACCTGGACAAGAGAATCTTCCGAGCTGGCTCCCTGTTGCCGTGTTTATCTGTTCAAGAGCGGGCTGATGAGCGTAAGAACTATAAAACTTGGATTGAAAAAACAAGATCTTCCTGTTTTTTGCAAGAGACTTGGACAAAGAGCACATGTTCAAAGGCTTGTCCAGATAATTAACAAAAGCCTGCCCCAGGATATTTTTACCCTTTGTAGGACAATTCTATGAGCCCTGATCCCATTCCAGTAGCATGGTATTTCCCTCCTGCGTAATTGAAGGTTAGCAGTATCGTCGCTGCAGGAGAGTCAGACCCCTACTCCTTATACAACTCCTGAAAGGAACACCGAGGAAAGTATTGTTAAAAATATGGATGCTAAAGGCGCTGTCCAATCACTCAGTCTCTTTCCATGTATCGGCTGCCTTAGGACCCTAGCATGACTTGAAAATGCATCTTTTCAGAaacattttggtttttaaatgctGGGAAATTCTGATATCCCTGGAACATTGTGACAGAATTGTGTGAAGACTGGACTGGTGGGGGTGGTGTTTTTGTTTGAGAAATCATTTATTTCTCCTTCCGGCAAAGTGCTTTGCTTGTTCCATTCATCTTTACAATACCCTTGGTCATACAGGTACCATTGTTCCCGTTCTGCGGATGAGGATTTCTAAGGCTGTGACATACAGGGATGACCCCAAGAGGTAGTGGGTGCTCCTCCCCTCGAAAAATATTTCCGTTTTGCTCCCCTGTCCACCAGACTGAAAGCGTATAGCAAAGTGTTGGGAAATACAGTCATAAGGCTTGTGTCCAGGCAGCAGCCATGTCAATTCTACAGTTAAGGTGGGAGGAGAGGCGCATAACCATGGGGGAGCCGGGAATGGGGCCAGACAGCTTTTCTGCCCAGCTCCCAGACAATCACTCTCCGGATGAGACGCTGGGGGAAATTCCATCTGGAGAGTGATTATGTGGGAGCCGAGAGCCAGCTAGAAAAGCTGCCCTGCACAGCTGCcggctcccacacgatcactctccctcctcctgccttgatctTTGAGTTCATCGGGAGCGTCCTGCCCTGCCTGGGCCCTCCTCCGCTGACCCTGTTTCGGaccatgtgaacaagccttatgactgtattgtctgacactttgctagAAAGCTGCAGGTCACGTGAACAAGCCTAGCATATTTTATGGTCCTCTAGCTGTATTTGCTCTTGGATCGAAATAAACatcgatcgattgattgattgataaggtCCAATCGCTTggattcattattttaaaaggcctctgttgtttaaagaagcctcaccTACTCCACCCCAGAACAAGCCGCAGAAGACAGTGCAGCTGGGTAGGGAGGAGACGCTTGAGTTGCCAGACCTCTCCAAGTATTTAATGTAGAGCAGAATCCtcgctcccctaataatgttctttgccacccctctgctccccacccccccaactaGTTTTTTTGAGAATCACTCCTGAGGCCCTAATAATTTGCCCAGGGCCATGTTGTGAAAGGGTGGCTGAGCTGGTTTTTTGTCCAGCATCTTCACCGTACCGGTAGAACCTATTGCCCGAGTTGTGTAAGAGTGACTCAAAATCAATGTTTAGTTGTTTGTGAATGAACTGTGGTGATGGGGCTGGGTGTATCCCCCCGCCCCAACCTTTGCACCTTTGTGTATTCACAAGTTAATTTGCTTTGTCTCTTCTTAGCAATTGGGGCAAGCAGACCTGACTGGAGGGAGCTGGATGACGAAGCGATGCGGAACTCTGAGTTGTACGTGGATTCAAGAGAGGCGGCGCTGCGTGAATCAGGGGATGTTATCTTATCAGGGGTAAGGaagggggggttgtgtgtgtctCCTTTTAGCAAGACATTTGGGCTGAAACCTTGAGGTCTTTCCCCAAACCATGGGGAATGGAGCtgtgagctcagtggcagagcttctgctttggTGCAGAaatacccaggctggcagcaactcccagtctccaagtaggactgggagatgttgccagttagtgtagacaatagtgagctagatccACTGGTTCAacgtttttaaatttattaaaaaggtgcccctgatTAACCATCAACAGACTCACGATCCTTAAAAATGACTTTTAATACAAGTACTTTGAAAAACTGCAGATGACAAGGGCCATCTTggaagagagagattcttctgaGTGAGAGTTGAGAGGAATGCCTCTTTGCCAACAATGCCTGCTATGACACATGCATGCATCGTCTAAAAATAGAGGCATTCCCCCCTCACACAGAATGCTTCTGCCAAGATAAAGCCTATGTGATAcattaaaaatacagaaaacttGCTCTCATTTTTAGAGCTGTTGTTTTTCACCGGTGTAAACACAGGCTGCCTTATATGggatcaggccattggtccatctagctgtattgtctacactgtctacactgatcTCAGTTACTGTCTACACTGTACTGTacacagtactgtctacactgattctcagttgctctccaagatttcaagggtctttcccagccctacctggagatgtcggggattgaacctgggaccttctgcatgcaaagtgatgctctaccactgagctgtagctCCATCCtcatgaagtctcccatccagccactgattggacctagacctgcttagctttaggaCAGTAGCTGTAGCTCAGATCATCCCCCTACTGCTATGTGGGTGTAGTGGATGCAGCTTCAATCAATACTCAAACAATTAATCAGCTAAGATTTCTTTTAATTGGGTGAGAGCCCTAGTCTTCTTTCTGTATTCCAGGCAGCATGACAACAGCACGACAAATAAGACGTGATTGGGATACTGTATTCCCTTTGTTCGTGTTTTATGGCCATCATTCTTTTGTCTGTTTTGCAATGCTGCCTCCCTTTTAGAACTCTTTTTTAAATCTATACCCAGGGCAGATCATGGAGATTAGAAGATTCTCTTTGTGGAATTTCAGAAGATTGAgtttgtctgttaactgccctctaagtccatgaacattctgctccatttaTTTGCATCTCACTCCATTGAGTTTTTGCCCCCTCTGGTTTTTTTCTTCAGATATTTGTGAAACTGACTTATCTGTAGGTGACCTCGATAAAAGATGGCAATAGGAGGACCAGCAGTGGCCTAGTGGAGGCTGTGTTGCCAAGGGGCAAAATACATCTGCAGCACTAAAGACAGGGTACCTCTTGGACACAGAAAGGTGTTCGTAGATGGTTCCTAGATCTCGGAATGTGGACCATCCAGATCTACGAATGATAACAACTCTGTGTTTGTTTCACAGGCCAAGATTTTTGCAGAGCTGGGTGAGGTGCTGTTGGGAACGAAACCAGCCCTGCGTGAGAAAACCACCGTTTTCAAATCGCTGGGTAAGAACAGCCCCCTTCTATGCATCCACGGCAGGGCCAGACAATGCCATCTTGTTTCATGGGGCTCTCCTTGCCTGGGAACTCTGGCGATTATCTTCGAGGCAGctgtcccttcctcctccttgaaGGAGTAATTACGAGTGAAGTAATTGACATCAGCAGGGAAACAAAGATGGGTGGACAGCCTGCCAGTCTTTCTGTGCTGCTCTAACTCTCATCATAATTGTTTTCctccaggctttaaaaaaaattagatttgTATCCCACACTGCCCTTAAGGCTGAGGGTagcttgcaatttaaaaaaactggagagagagagggagagcttcTCTCTAATGATTCTGAAGAACCCCAGACTGTGTTTTTCAGCAACCCAGGGTGAAATGAATTCACAGCGAATTCTCAAGATGCAGCGTAGTGATTTTTGGTGACATCTACCCTGCCAGAGAGGGAAAATAGGCGAGAGCATCACTGCCCTTACAGCTCTCTCTGTGTTGTCACTCCTTCCAAACAAAGAGGGTAAAATTGCTGTCATTTCTgcagagaggaaagggttagggtcaggtttagggtaacaatgaacaaatggttgtaGTCTCTCCATGGAGGAACTTTGAAGGGCGTTCCTGCCCATTTCCACTTCCATTCCTCTATTAACATTGCTAAACATAAACAtagttgttgtgtttttttaaacttttagaagcttttaaaacacccttgcaagtgtggccactgcaggccccGATGGTCAGGTCAATgaaagcatgataacacactgaaagctgaaagtcttGCAATGCTCTCACCTACTTTCCATCTCGTAGgtttcacaggaagctgccttatactgagtcagacgattggcccatctagcttagtattgtcttccctgactggcagcagttctacaaggtttcaggcaagagtctttcccagtcctgcctggagatgttgccagggattgaatctgaggcCATCTCTTTGCAAAGTAGGTGCTCTCAACTTGGCTGTCTCAGTACCAGCCCTCTCTAGGATGGAAGGTAAAGCAGtgtcgtcgagttggtgttgactcctggcacccatagagccatggttgactttggtagaatacaggaggggtttaccattgcctcctcctgcacagtatgagatgatgccattcagcatctgcctatatcgctgctgcccaatataggtgtttcccatagtctggggaacatagcagtgggaattcaaacccgcaacctcttgctccctaggcaagttacttccttgatttgccattaggtggcttctctaGGATGTAgatcttgtcaaaaatcacaatgagcatttgtgaGCACCCTTTAAGGCTGTACCATGAGCTAGATAACTAAGTGAATATATATGCAGTTTTCCTAATGTTCATGGTGTATGCatgtcaggaacccaccctgatgcccctcccaagtccagggaggtgatttgttttatatcattTTATATCAACTTGGTCTCTATGTTCTGGGAATTTATTAAGTTATTATTTTCTTTCTCTGCCACCGTATAACtacttattaccctgctctcagtacttAACTCCTTGGTCACGTAGCCTTGCAAGCGCAGGATAGGCACATATGTTCAATGCATAAAAGAAACAAGGCTTAAAATGTAGAACAAAATAAGAATAAGTTTGTTTACGAAGGATTGAAATAAAAatctctgcaaggcagggcacatCAACTTCTCTACAACGTTGCTAAATAAGATGGCGGTTGGACGCAGAGTGCTT is a genomic window containing:
- the CRYM gene encoding ketimine reductase mu-crystallin isoform X3, which translates into the protein MPAYSAHEDALTTKLVTFYENLQDPSVPSHQATVLLFEPSNGTLRAVMDGSIITAKRTATVSAIATKYLMPADSEVLCILGAGVQAYSHYEIFTELFSFNEVRIWNRTKEKAEKFASSVNGPVQVCSSAQEAVTGADVIITVTMATKPILHGEWVKPGAHINAIGASRPDWRELDDEAMRNSELYVDSREAALRESGDVILSGAKIFAELGEVLLGTKPALREKTTVFKSLGMAIEDTVAAKMVFDCWSAGS